A region of the Pseudomonas silesiensis genome:
CACCAGGCCGGTCTGTTCCGGACCCAGGTCGCCACCCTCGAGTGCCTCGACAGCCGAGGACTCGCGTTTGGCGGCGCGGGCAGCGCGTTCGCCCTGAATCTTTTCGATGCGCCAGTTTTGACGACGATTGAGTTGGCGTTTGGCCATGGGTGTTCCGTATCAAGAATGCAGCGATTAGGTAAAACGGCCGCGAGTTTAGCACGCCCGGCCACGTCCCTAGGCTAAACTGCGCAGCATTGCCTAGGAGTCGACATATGCAAAACCCGCAGAATCTGATCTGGATCGACCTGGAAATGACCGGTCTGAACCCTGATACCGACGTCATCATCGAGATGGCGACGATCGTCACTGACAGTGATTTGAACACCTTGGCCGAAGGTCCGGTGATCGCCATCCATCACAGCGATGAGATCCTCGCCGGCATGGACGAGTGGAACACCCGTCAACACGGCGGCTCGGGCCTGACCCAACGGGTTCGCGACAGCCGCATCAGCATGGCCGAAGCCGAAGCCGAGACCATCGCCTTCCTGGAAAAATGGGTGCCGAAGGGCAAGTCGCCGATCTGCGGCAACAGCATCTGCCAGGACCGTCGCTTTCTATATACCCACATGAAATCCCTGGAAAGCTATTTCCACTACCGCAACCTCGACGTGTCGACCCTGAAAGAACTGGCCGCACGCTGGGCGCCTAGCGTGCGCGACAGTTTCCAGAAAGGCAGCACCCACCTGGCCCTGGACGACATCCGTGAATCCATCGCCGAGTTGCAGCATTACCGCAAGAATTTCATCAAGTTCTGAATCAGCGGTGCCTTCACTGGCCTCTTCGCGGGCAAGCCCGCTCCCACAAGGTTATTCGCCGACCCTGTGGGGAGTGAGCTTGGCCACGAAGGCGTCCGATGGGTCACCCATTGACCATGCGGGTGAAAGTTCTTGTGTGCCCGCTTTTGGTGCTTCGGCGAAGTGAGTAGACTGCGCGCCTTCC
Encoded here:
- the orn gene encoding oligoribonuclease; translated protein: MQNPQNLIWIDLEMTGLNPDTDVIIEMATIVTDSDLNTLAEGPVIAIHHSDEILAGMDEWNTRQHGGSGLTQRVRDSRISMAEAEAETIAFLEKWVPKGKSPICGNSICQDRRFLYTHMKSLESYFHYRNLDVSTLKELAARWAPSVRDSFQKGSTHLALDDIRESIAELQHYRKNFIKF